The DNA segment CCTCGACCCGCTGCGGATCCGTGGTCTCGTTCACAACCGTGAACGTCGGCACCTGCCGCGAATCCACCTCGAGCAGCGCAATCCGGGAAGAGTCCGGCGCCCACCAGTACGCCCGCCAGTTCCTGCCGAAGACTTCCTCAAAGTAGACCCAGTCGTTCTTGCCGTGGCGCAGCAGGTCCGTGCCGCCCGTGGTGAGCTGCCGGCTCGTCCTGGTCGCCCGGTCGACGACCCAGAGGTCATTGTCCCGCACAAAGGCAACCATCGCGCCATCCGGGCTGAACGATGCGAGTTCCTCCTTCTCCGGCGAACTGGTCAGGCGTTCAGCCGCCGAGCCGTCAACTACCGCGTAATACAGATCGTTCTCGTGTTCGAACAGCAGACCCGTGAAGTCCTCCGTCATCGTGAACGACGTCCGCTCGCTGATCTTCTTGGCCTGCTTCGCATCGATCGAAGGAACACCCTCCAGCGCCCGCGCCAGCACCTCAGGGTCGATGAACCGCTCCATGCGCCCCGTGTCGGCCGCCACTTTCCACAACGACCTGTCCTTGGCCTGGAGAAAGTGCTTGCCGTCCTTCATCCACTTGATGCCGCCGACCGGATCTCCGCCAAAGTCGGGCGCCTTCTCCGCGCCGTAGATCGCCTCGAACGTCAACGGCTGGTTGACCTTCCGATCCTCCGGGAGCGGTCGCACCGCACACGTCGTCAGCCCGACCGGCGCGTCCAGCCGCACCACCGGCGTCTCGGCCCCGACCGCGAGCGAATCGCCGAGGAACCCCCACGCGCCCAGCCCGTCCTCGCACGCCGGCTCCAGCAGGTACGACGCCAGCCGCCCTCGCTTCTGACCAGTCCGCACCACGATCGTGCCCGGCGGGAACGACCTCGCCTCCTGTGTCTTCCGGACCTCAAGGTCGACGAGCCGCCGACCCTGGAATGGCCGCTCCGACCGCGTGATCCCCCCGACGGAATACACGCCGACATCCAGCTCGACATCCTCCCGCAACTCCTCGACCTCGATCCCGTGACGCTGCAGCACCTCGACAATCGCCGTCTCGGAAGCGGGCATCATGTACGCCCAGGCCATCGGAACATCCAGGGTCGATTCGAAGCGGTCCCGGAGTTCCACCTCGTACTCCCGCGGCCGGTCAGTCGGCGTAACCACCCCGTCAACCTCGACCTCCTCCCACCCAAGCACCGTTACCTTCTGCGGCCTCGACGCGGCCTTGGTGCGCAGCGCCACCACGTCATCCGGCGCCGGCCGGCGCCCTCCATCGATGGCCCGTTGATCCGCCTCCCTCTCCAGATCCCAAATCGCCTCCCGATTCTCCGCGGCGTACTCCAGCACCTCGCGGCAGAACTCCAGTGTTCCCCGGACACGCTCCCGGTACGGTGCGTGAGAGTACGACTCGACCAGGATCCCCACCCGGTTCCTCAGCCCCACGTACGACGTCCCGTACCTCGCTTCGGCCGGAAACGTCTCCCACGCACCGCGATCTTTCGAGAAGTTCCCGTAGAAAAACGACTTGATGCCGGTCCTTGCTTCGAGCCGCCGCGAGATCTCCGGCAGCAGCGTCCCGTTGACATAGTCGCCCATCGCCGAATCGCCGGCCGGCACCTTCGGCCCCGCGTACGTGATCAGGTACTGGTGAAACGAACCATCGGTCGTGTGCGTGTCCACCACAACCGCGGGATCCCACTCGTTGATGAACTTCACGAGCGCCCGGGTCTCGGGCGCGGCGAGCTTGACGAAGTCCCGGTTCAGGTCCAGGCCCTGCGCGTTCTCCCTCGTTCCTACCCCGCCCTCGGGCCCCACCTGCTCCGGGCGACGCTCTCTCACATCCCCCACATCCTCGTTGCCGTCCGCGTTGTACACCGGGGCGATCACGACAACCAGGTCCTCAAGAACCCGCTTCGAGAACGCCTCCTCCGCCTCCGTCGGGTGGAGAATCTGGCGTGCCAGCATCGGCAGCGCCTCTTTCCCATCGACTTCCCCCGCGTGAATCCCCCCAAGCAGGAGCACCACCGGCTTCTTCAGTTTCCGCGCGTCCCTCGCCGACTTCACGGGCTTGTCGGAGATCACCAGCAGCGGGATCGCTCGATCCTGGTGAGTCCGGCCCATCTCCAGTCGTGTGGCCTTCGGCGAAGAGGCCGCGATGGCGTCCAGCAGCCCGACCACGTCCGCATACCGCGATGTCTTCGTGTAGTCGGACGACTCGGCAACCGTCCGCAGGCCCGCCGCGGCGTGTTCGACCGGTTGATCAGGCTGGCGCCCCTGCGCCGTCGGCTGGGCGCACGCCCCCGGGACGGCCAGAACCACGGCGACGAAAACCCACACCACTTTCGACATGATCGACCGCTCCAGTCGCCCGCCGCTCCGGCACGGGTTCAACACCGAACTCATCACACGAGGAGTCCTCACGGGTCCACGACGAGCATCTTCGCCGCCTTCCCGTCGTTCCCGAAGACCACCACCCGGCTGGCGCCCTCGGCCCACCCCAGCACCGCCGACGGCCTCGCCTCGCTCGTATACGCGCTCACCGACCCGTTCCCAGCCTCCGCCGCAAGCGTCACCGACGGCGACGCACCAGTCCCGCCGAACACGTTCACGACGCCCCCGCCACCATCGGGCCTCCCCGAGATCTCAACAAGCCTGCCCCCCTTCGCATCAGCCAGCGCCAGCGCCCCGCTCCCGCTTCGTGTTGCCGCCAGCGTGGCCACCAGCGCCCCATCCACTCCCTGCACCGCCACCACCCCACCCGAAGCCGTTCCACCGATGGTCACGAGCGTCCGCCCCGCCTCGTCCACGACGTGCAGGCGGAGCACCCTCAACTCGTCGATCGGCGCCGGCGGCCCGCCCTCCGAACCACGGGCATAGCCCATGGCGGCTGCCCCCGCGGCGACCACCACCACGGCCAGCGACAGGGCGCGAAACCGGCCAACCGATCTCTCCAGCCGCTCGATCCGTCGTTCTGTCTCATCCATCGCCCGGCTCCCGTAGCAAACCAACCTCTCCGCCGCGGACTCAGCCGCAACGGTCGATCGCATTATGCCACGGATTGCGGCGAGCGTCCTACGCGGTCCTAACGACCACTAAGCTCACGCTCCGCCTGCAGCCAGTCCGATTCCGGCGTGCCGTTCACGCCGCGCCGGCTTAGGTACAGCTCGTAGGCCCGCTTGCGAACCTCTTCCAGGGTCGGTCGGCGGGGCGCCGGCGAGGGCTGATTGGGCGGCGTCGGACGCACGCTCGGCGTGCTCTGAGCGACTGCCTTGGGTGTTGTCATCCGGGTGCTGGTACGTGCCATGACCTGAAAGCCTCCCTTGCTGTGTCAGTCGACGGGTGAAGGAGACGTCTCGGCGGCGCACAGATCCATCCGCGGTATTCACCGCGAGATCAACGGACTGTAGGCAGCAGCGGTCACTCGCCTGCCATAGACGATTCCGCTCTCGAAAAAGCAGCCTACTTCACCCCCACCACCATCGAATCAGGGCCACAGAGGTGCTCAACGCGGATCGACCGAAACCCGACTTCCTCCATCCAGCCGCGGCAGTCCGCCCCGCTGTAATCGAACCCGCCCGTCGTCTCGATGAGCATGTTCAGGCTCATCAGCAGCCCGAACGCGCTCTTTCGGCGTTCATCGTCGATGAGCGCCTCATACACAATCAGCGTCCCCCCCTTCGACAGCGCCGCGTAGCACTTCGCAAGGATCGCCTTCTTCTGCTCAAGGTCCCAGTCATGCAGGATGTGCCCCATGATCAGCACGTCCGCACCGGGCAGGGGATCCTTGAAGAAGTCCCCCGGATAGAACGCAAGCCTCTCGGCAAGCCCGAAGGATCTGGCGTACTCCTCAAAGATCGGGCCGACGACCGGCAGATCAAAGTTGCCGCCGGTCAGATGCCCGTGCGCCAGAGCCACTTGAACCGGCACGGCTCCCTGCGCTCCCCCGATGTCCACGAACGTGCGATGGTCGCGCCACGGGAACTTCTCCGCGATCGCTCTCGCGGCGCCCAGGCTGATCCCCGTCATCCCCGAGAGGAACTGCCGCAGCCGGGAAGGCTCGCTGTACAACTCCTCGAAGAGGTTCTGGCCGGACTTGGCCTCGTTCTGCGGCTGCCCGGTCCGGAGCGCCTCGCCGAGGGAACCCCAGTACGGATACAGCCGCGCCCCCGCCATCTCCAGGATCCCACCGACATACGACGGCTTCGCCCGGTCCAGGAACAAGTCCGTTTCCGGTGTATTCCGGTACTCGCGCTGCGGTTGATCGTCCCGATCGAGCATCCCAAGGGCCACCAGCGCATCAAAGAAGTCCGCCGCGCCCCTCGGATGCAGCCCAAGCCGGGTCCGCAACTCCTCGGCGCCGAGCGCCCCGCGGGCGAGGGTCGAAAACACGCCGAGTTCGATCGCTGTCAGCAGCGTCTTCGATCCCCAGAAGCCGAGCCCCAACTGCATAATGGAATCCGGCGTAGGTGCCGGCACGGGTCCGACCGATGGCGCAACGTGGCTCTCAATCATGCCGGCAGGGTACCCGGCATCCCAAGCCCGAACTCAACGGCTCCGCCGCCCCCAACCATCCGGCGGTAACCTACCTGCGTGATCCCCCATGTCGCCCCCCCATTCTGGCCCGAGACCCCGCCCGGCAGGCTCGCCGCGGCGATCTACCGGAACTCCACCGATCTCATCGATCGGCCCGAGGCCCTCCAGGAAGCCGCGGCCAAGTGCCGGATCGGGCTCATCGGCCTCCCTGACGACACCGGAATCGAACTCAATCACGGCCGGCCCGGGGCCCGCACCGGACCGCACGCCCTCCGCGCAGCGCTCGCCAGGTACGGCGTGGCCACTCCAATGCCCGATCCGGCCCGCGCCTCGATCGACCCGCCCTCTTTCCCGCGACTCTTCGACGTCGGCGACATCATCCCGGCGGAGACGCTCGCCGAGACCCACGACCGCGTCTCCGCGGCCGTCGCCGCCGTACTCGATCTCGGCCTGTTCCCCATCGCGATCGGCGGGGGCCACGACCTCACCTTCCCGTTTGTCCGCGCCGTGGCCCGCCGGCACGGGCCGCTCCGCGGCATCTATTTCGATGCGCACCTCGATGTCCGCCCCACCGAAGGATCGGGCATGCCGTTCCACCGGCTGCTGAGCGAGGGGCACGCCGCCGCCCTCACCTGCATCGGCATCAATCCGCTCGCCAACTCCCGTGAGCACTTCGATTGGTACACCGCCAACGGCGGCAACTTCGAAGTCTTTGCTCCCGATCAGTGGCCCCGTTCCGGAAGCGCCGGCCAGTTCGTGAGCCTTGATCTCGACGTGATCGACTCATCGCAGGCCCCCGGCGTCAGCGCAATGAACCCGTGCGGCCTCTCGGCACGAGAGATTGCAGACTACGTCCGCTCGGCCGGTCGATGCCCGAGCGTCGCCTGCTTCGACATCATGGAACTCTCCCCGCCCCACGACGAGAACTCCCGCACCGCCCGCCTTGCGGCGCACCTGCTCCTCCAGTTCCTCCTCGGTTTCGCCGAGCGGCCCGCAACGGAGACGCCATGAAGATCGTCATCCGCAACGCCAGGGTCGTGACGACCGACGGCTCCGACCCCGCCGCCCGCCGCGGCGGCGAAATGTCCGGCCTCCGGGTCCTCCCCTGCGCTCGCGTATGGATCAAGGACGGCCTTATCGACTCGATCGATGCGGACCCCGGCGAAGATTCGCCCGAAGACTGGCGTGACCTCGACGCCGCCGGCAGGGTCGTCATGCCCGCGTTCATCGATTGCCACACCCACGCGTGCTTCGCCGGCGACCGCCTCGACGAGTGGGAAATGAAGCGCCGCGGCGCGGCCTACCTCGACATCCTGCGCGCCGGCGGCGGGATCATGTCGACCGTTCGGGCCGTCCGGGCCGCGTCACAGGAGCAACT comes from the Phycisphaeraceae bacterium genome and includes:
- a CDS encoding formimidoylglutamase, which produces MIPHVAPPFWPETPPGRLAAAIYRNSTDLIDRPEALQEAAAKCRIGLIGLPDDTGIELNHGRPGARTGPHALRAALARYGVATPMPDPARASIDPPSFPRLFDVGDIIPAETLAETHDRVSAAVAAVLDLGLFPIAIGGGHDLTFPFVRAVARRHGPLRGIYFDAHLDVRPTEGSGMPFHRLLSEGHAAALTCIGINPLANSREHFDWYTANGGNFEVFAPDQWPRSGSAGQFVSLDLDVIDSSQAPGVSAMNPCGLSAREIADYVRSAGRCPSVACFDIMELSPPHDENSRTARLAAHLLLQFLLGFAERPATETP
- a CDS encoding DUF2934 domain-containing protein encodes the protein MARTSTRMTTPKAVAQSTPSVRPTPPNQPSPAPRRPTLEEVRKRAYELYLSRRGVNGTPESDWLQAERELSGR
- a CDS encoding DPP IV N-terminal domain-containing protein, whose product is MSKVVWVFVAVVLAVPGACAQPTAQGRQPDQPVEHAAAGLRTVAESSDYTKTSRYADVVGLLDAIAASSPKATRLEMGRTHQDRAIPLLVISDKPVKSARDARKLKKPVVLLLGGIHAGEVDGKEALPMLARQILHPTEAEEAFSKRVLEDLVVVIAPVYNADGNEDVGDVRERRPEQVGPEGGVGTRENAQGLDLNRDFVKLAAPETRALVKFINEWDPAVVVDTHTTDGSFHQYLITYAGPKVPAGDSAMGDYVNGTLLPEISRRLEARTGIKSFFYGNFSKDRGAWETFPAEARYGTSYVGLRNRVGILVESYSHAPYRERVRGTLEFCREVLEYAAENREAIWDLEREADQRAIDGGRRPAPDDVVALRTKAASRPQKVTVLGWEEVEVDGVVTPTDRPREYEVELRDRFESTLDVPMAWAYMMPASETAIVEVLQRHGIEVEELREDVELDVGVYSVGGITRSERPFQGRRLVDLEVRKTQEARSFPPGTIVVRTGQKRGRLASYLLEPACEDGLGAWGFLGDSLAVGAETPVVRLDAPVGLTTCAVRPLPEDRKVNQPLTFEAIYGAEKAPDFGGDPVGGIKWMKDGKHFLQAKDRSLWKVAADTGRMERFIDPEVLARALEGVPSIDAKQAKKISERTSFTMTEDFTGLLFEHENDLYYAVVDGSAAERLTSSPEKEELASFSPDGAMVAFVRDNDLWVVDRATRTSRQLTTGGTDLLRHGKNDWVYFEEVFGRNWRAYWWAPDSSRIALLEVDSRQVPTFTVVNETTDPQRVEVTPYPKPGQPNPVVRLGVVSAAGGDVTWAEMPDYDPGAFLITGVFWWPDSRAAMVGVQDRTQTWLDVCAVDAENGSTKKLFRETTDAWVEQLDEPKFMRDGSFLVLLERSGYKHPYHFDREGHPTGASAPASGDEGPRPILNGDWEDRQIVLIEGQGEERAGDSSGPAGAAASGSPWVYLAGTQPSPIAPGLYRVRLDGSGFQSLTTESGSHSIVMNPTGELFVDTWSNVTTPMRVVLRSTDGGGAVRTIDTNPVHVLDEYDFGDFELVRVPVGSGEDSGSMQGAVTYPPRFDPSRTEGYPVWFLTYGGPHAPTISDSWANGRVWEQVLAQAGIVVFRADPRSASGVSARSAWRCYKELGVPELRDVEDGIRWFTGEHPWADPGRIGMHGHSYGGFLTAYAMTHSSLFAAGIAGAPVTDWRDYDSIYTERLMLTPQQNPDGYRRSSVVRAAKDLRGRLLLVHGLMDDNVHPQNSMKLAKALQSAGKQFDQAVYPTNRHGITGKQYQRLMYDFILRTMTPGGATSEPPAPEQGEAAASVAE